One genomic window of Halanaerobium saccharolyticum subsp. saccharolyticum DSM 6643 includes the following:
- the yfmH gene encoding EF-P 5-aminopentanol modification-associated protein YfmH → MENIYNKAMDERLVKTKLDNGLNIYIFPKKDYVKQYAMLSVNFGSNDIEFIDVKNGRKRNMPLGIAHFLEHQLFEDKEKSIFDKFADLGASANAYTNFDSTNYLFSSSSNFEDSLINLIEFVQDPYFSEENVKKEQGIIVQEIKMYQDNPYWKSYFNLLSALYSKHPVKNDIAGTEESVMSITPEDLYICYYNFYLPSNMDLILIGDLDSDRIIDLIREHQAKKNFPHFKNPVRIIKEEPESVAKKLVKEKMNISRPMVQIAFKDPIKREKPTETIKKEYIVNLLLDIVFGRSSKNYNQLLEQGIIDNSFSCTYRKKPDYAYVHLHGESNRPDLMRSKIKEKLVDIDHDEIKENFERIKRKYQGSYIRLFNNFSHLAAEFINYRRLGIDIFDLASIIDNITLEELLSYSDKIFNKDLMVESIILNED, encoded by the coding sequence TTGGAAAATATTTATAATAAAGCTATGGATGAAAGATTAGTGAAAACTAAATTAGATAATGGGTTAAATATATACATATTTCCTAAAAAAGATTATGTTAAACAATATGCAATGCTTTCAGTAAATTTTGGTTCAAATGATATAGAATTTATTGATGTTAAAAATGGTCGCAAAAGAAATATGCCCTTAGGTATTGCCCATTTTTTAGAACATCAGCTTTTTGAGGATAAAGAAAAAAGTATTTTTGATAAATTTGCTGACCTGGGTGCTTCTGCTAATGCTTACACTAACTTCGACAGTACAAACTATTTATTTTCCAGCAGCAGCAACTTCGAAGATTCTTTAATTAATTTAATTGAATTTGTACAAGATCCATATTTCAGTGAAGAAAATGTAAAAAAAGAGCAGGGCATTATTGTCCAAGAGATTAAAATGTATCAGGATAATCCTTACTGGAAATCATATTTCAACCTGTTATCAGCTCTTTATTCAAAACATCCTGTAAAAAATGATATAGCAGGGACCGAAGAAAGTGTAATGTCAATTACTCCAGAGGATTTATATATCTGCTACTATAACTTTTATTTACCTTCTAATATGGACCTGATTTTAATTGGAGATCTTGATTCAGATCGGATTATTGATTTAATTAGAGAACATCAAGCAAAAAAGAATTTTCCACATTTTAAAAATCCTGTCAGAATTATTAAAGAGGAGCCGGAGAGTGTAGCTAAAAAGTTAGTAAAAGAAAAAATGAATATTTCGCGACCAATGGTTCAGATTGCTTTTAAAGATCCAATTAAGAGGGAAAAACCAACTGAAACCATCAAAAAAGAATATATCGTAAATCTTCTCTTGGATATTGTTTTTGGCCGCAGTAGTAAAAATTATAATCAGCTTTTAGAGCAGGGAATAATCGACAATAGTTTTTCCTGCACTTACCGTAAAAAACCTGATTATGCTTATGTACATTTACATGGAGAAAGTAATCGTCCTGATTTAATGCGTTCAAAAATAAAGGAAAAACTAGTTGATATTGATCATGATGAAATTAAAGAAAATTTTGAAAGGATTAAGCGAAAATATCAAGGAAGTTATATTAGATTATTCAATAATTTCAGCCATCTGGCTGCTGAATTTATTAATTATCGCCGCTTGGGAATCGATATTTTTGATCTAGCTTCCATAATTGATAATATTACTCTAGAAGAACTGCTGTCATATTCAGATAAAATATTTAATAAAGATCTAATGGTTGAATCAATAATTTTAAATGAGGACTGA
- the yfmF gene encoding EF-P 5-aminopentanol modification-associated protein YfmF translates to MNDLEFKTKQNRFNLHHLATDKFKTNLIQIYFMLPLKNEKEAAMNALIPSILERGSEHYNNNQLIKTELENLYGSNMSSNILKRGENQILRFSLEMVNEKFLTHKSNLTENAFELLNDIIFNPLIEKGKFKNNYFEQEIKILKQDILSLINDKYSFAVENCLKKMCKNEKYSIYKMGSVSALSEITNQELFNHYQKIINEAKRSLFLIGNFKSAFVDQIIEKTKMSAGQDIFDDSTEVIYRDKELDFYQQEMKINQARMSIGFRTGITRKDSAYYSLLVFNSLIGGSTHSKLFREIREKRSLAYYVSSSIETTKGLFLINSGINSENQEEVLELVKKEISKITKGEFSQEEFARSKKSIINQLKQDLDSNRSLAAHYLLSLVNNKNESINKTIAEVEKVSRDDIISVAKKIKLDTVYLLKSEG, encoded by the coding sequence ATGAATGATTTAGAATTTAAAACCAAACAAAATAGATTTAATTTGCATCATCTGGCAACAGATAAATTCAAAACAAATCTAATCCAGATATATTTCATGCTGCCTCTTAAGAACGAAAAAGAGGCAGCGATGAATGCTTTGATTCCCTCAATTTTAGAGAGGGGATCAGAGCATTATAATAATAATCAGTTAATAAAGACAGAGCTGGAAAATTTATATGGTTCAAATATGAGTTCTAATATTTTAAAACGAGGGGAAAATCAGATTTTAAGATTTTCTTTGGAAATGGTTAATGAAAAGTTTTTAACTCATAAAAGTAATTTAACTGAAAATGCTTTTGAATTATTAAATGATATAATTTTTAATCCATTAATTGAAAAGGGTAAATTTAAAAATAATTATTTTGAACAAGAAATAAAAATATTAAAGCAGGATATATTATCTTTAATCAATGATAAATATAGTTTTGCAGTTGAAAACTGTTTAAAGAAAATGTGCAAAAATGAAAAATATAGTATATATAAAATGGGATCTGTTTCTGCACTTTCAGAAATAACAAACCAGGAATTATTTAATCATTATCAGAAAATTATTAACGAGGCAAAACGTTCACTTTTTTTGATTGGTAATTTTAAGAGCGCATTTGTTGATCAGATAATTGAAAAAACTAAAATGAGTGCAGGTCAAGATATTTTTGATGATAGTACAGAAGTAATCTATCGAGATAAAGAGCTTGACTTTTATCAGCAGGAAATGAAAATTAATCAAGCAAGAATGTCTATTGGATTTAGAACTGGAATCACTAGAAAAGATTCAGCTTATTACTCTCTTTTAGTTTTTAATAGTTTAATTGGGGGTTCAACTCACTCTAAACTATTCCGTGAAATTAGAGAAAAGAGAAGTTTAGCCTATTATGTTAGTTCTTCTATAGAAACCACTAAAGGTTTATTTTTGATAAACAGTGGTATTAATTCTGAGAATCAGGAAGAAGTATTGGAATTAGTAAAAAAAGAAATTTCTAAAATAACTAAAGGTGAATTCAGTCAAGAAGAATTTGCACGTTCTAAAAAAAGTATTATAAATCAATTGAAACAAGATCTGGATAGCAATAGATCGCTTGCTGCACATTATCTTTTAAGCCTGGTTAATAACAAAAATGAGTCAATTAATAAAACTATTGCTGAAGTAGAAAAAGTCAGCAGAGATGATATTATTTCTGTTGCAAAGAAAATAAAGTTAGACACTGTATATTTATTAAAAAGTGAGGGTTGA
- a CDS encoding UPF0182 family membrane protein — MSKTIKFFLSVFAIAAILLIIFISTGANIYTDWLWFKELNFEKTFTIMFLSNFILRLVVGAFFTTLIYLNLHFTKKPIISHIKIRSDNRVENLFGEERNQIFEWLNKKRLNLIYLISSLIFGFLFSSVSSESWKMVLKFLNKTDFNNVDPIFNNNISFYVFSLPFYKFLREMGMVVVVISLILVGAVYIILTGIHSVSEISSKLSSRAKKHISVLIFVFLLFKAWDYRLKMYNILFSPTGVVFGAGYTDVNANLLGYRILFFTVIFVALAVLYSLFRNNYKPLVWGIGAWVILSIVFTGVYPAFIQQYRVEPNEINLEEEYIENNIQMTLNAYKLNDVKTKDFELSEDELSYEELMEYETVVNNIRLWDHRPLQDTYNQLQALRQYYTFEDIDIDRYQLGDDYTQVMLGARELDQNSLAQQAQTWVNKTLKYTHGLGVTMSPTGKVRDNGQPEFLIQDIPPKSNNQNINLDNSSIYYGEKTNNYVIVNTNETEFHYPMGSENVFTEYEGTGGVGLPNLFRKSLFALRFNTMKILLSDDINDQSQIMYERNIHQRVRKAAPFLKYDSDPYIVNAEGRLFWIYDAYTTTSSYPYSQPYNNRDNYVRNSIKVVVDAYNGTLDYYIVDESDPIAETYSKIFDDLFKSFDQMPDSIKKHIRYPQDLFKIQSQIYSNYHMEDPVVYYNREDVWSIPQENYQGSTIPVEPYYIMNQLPGEEEAEFILMTPFTPSNRNNMIAWMAARNDGENYGELFAYRFPKDQLVYGPSQIESRIDQESEISQLLTLWSQQGSNVIRGNLLVIPVNNSVLYVEPIFLQADSGGIPELRRVILSYKNKIIMRENLEEALKAMFEEGAGLAVPEEDVKELQEETGVAVEDTGLDAEGQTDQQRQDQQVDDESDLDLMSASSQELINEATSLYKQAEEALQNGDFATYGETINQLGEVLNQLSGTGE, encoded by the coding sequence ATGAGTAAAACAATTAAGTTTTTTCTCTCTGTTTTTGCAATAGCAGCTATTTTGCTGATTATTTTTATTTCCACTGGGGCAAATATTTATACTGACTGGCTCTGGTTTAAAGAACTGAACTTCGAAAAAACTTTTACAATTATGTTTTTATCTAATTTTATTTTGAGATTAGTAGTAGGGGCCTTTTTTACTACTTTAATTTATTTAAATTTACATTTCACTAAAAAACCTATAATAAGTCACATAAAAATTAGAAGTGATAATCGGGTTGAAAATTTATTTGGTGAAGAAAGAAATCAAATTTTTGAATGGTTAAATAAGAAACGCTTAAATTTAATTTATCTAATATCAAGTTTAATATTTGGTTTTTTGTTTTCTTCAGTTTCTAGTGAAAGCTGGAAAATGGTATTGAAATTTCTAAATAAAACTGATTTTAATAATGTTGATCCAATCTTTAATAATAATATTTCATTTTATGTTTTTTCACTACCTTTTTATAAATTTCTACGCGAAATGGGAATGGTAGTAGTCGTAATTTCTTTAATTTTAGTTGGAGCAGTTTATATCATTTTAACTGGTATTCATTCAGTTAGTGAAATCTCTTCTAAATTAAGCAGCAGGGCCAAAAAACATATCTCAGTCTTAATCTTTGTGTTCTTACTTTTTAAAGCCTGGGATTATAGACTAAAAATGTACAATATTCTATTTTCACCGACTGGAGTTGTATTTGGCGCTGGTTATACAGATGTTAATGCTAATTTACTAGGTTATAGAATTTTATTTTTCACAGTTATTTTTGTTGCTTTAGCAGTGCTTTATAGTTTATTTAGAAATAATTACAAGCCTCTTGTCTGGGGTATTGGTGCCTGGGTTATTCTTTCGATTGTTTTCACAGGTGTCTATCCTGCTTTTATTCAACAGTATAGAGTTGAGCCAAATGAAATTAATTTAGAAGAAGAGTATATTGAAAATAATATTCAAATGACTTTAAATGCTTATAAATTAAATGATGTTAAAACTAAAGACTTTGAACTTTCAGAAGATGAGTTATCTTATGAAGAATTAATGGAATATGAAACTGTGGTTAATAATATTAGACTCTGGGATCATAGACCTCTTCAAGACACTTATAATCAACTACAGGCTTTAAGACAGTACTATACTTTTGAAGACATTGATATCGATCGTTATCAGCTGGGTGATGACTATACTCAGGTAATGCTTGGTGCTAGAGAGCTAGATCAAAATTCACTGGCACAACAGGCTCAAACGTGGGTTAATAAAACTTTAAAATATACTCATGGTCTGGGTGTTACAATGAGTCCAACCGGTAAAGTGAGAGATAATGGTCAGCCAGAATTTTTAATTCAAGATATTCCACCTAAAAGTAACAATCAGAATATTAATTTAGATAACAGTTCAATTTATTATGGAGAAAAAACAAATAATTATGTAATTGTTAATACAAACGAAACTGAATTTCATTACCCAATGGGTTCTGAAAATGTATTTACAGAGTATGAAGGTACTGGTGGTGTAGGTCTTCCAAATTTATTCAGAAAGTCACTTTTTGCTCTGCGTTTTAATACAATGAAGATTTTATTATCTGATGATATCAATGACCAGAGTCAGATAATGTATGAGCGTAATATTCATCAAAGAGTTAGAAAGGCAGCACCATTTCTTAAATATGATAGTGACCCTTATATTGTAAATGCGGAAGGTAGATTATTCTGGATTTATGATGCCTATACTACAACAAGTAGCTATCCCTATTCACAACCATATAATAATAGAGATAATTATGTGCGCAATTCAATAAAAGTAGTTGTTGATGCTTATAATGGAACCTTAGATTATTATATTGTTGATGAAAGTGATCCAATTGCTGAGACTTATTCGAAGATTTTTGATGATCTATTTAAATCATTCGATCAAATGCCTGATTCAATCAAAAAGCATATACGTTATCCACAGGATTTATTTAAAATACAGTCTCAAATATACAGTAATTACCATATGGAAGATCCGGTAGTCTATTATAATCGTGAGGATGTATGGTCAATTCCTCAAGAAAATTATCAAGGGTCAACAATTCCGGTCGAGCCTTACTATATAATGAATCAGCTACCCGGAGAAGAAGAGGCAGAATTTATTCTAATGACTCCCTTTACTCCCTCTAATAGAAATAATATGATTGCCTGGATGGCTGCTCGAAATGATGGAGAGAATTATGGAGAATTATTTGCTTATAGATTTCCTAAAGATCAGCTTGTTTATGGTCCAAGTCAAATTGAGTCTAGAATTGATCAGGAATCTGAAATTTCTCAACTTCTAACTCTCTGGAGCCAGCAGGGTTCAAATGTTATCAGAGGAAATTTACTAGTTATACCTGTTAACAACAGTGTTTTATATGTTGAGCCTATCTTCCTTCAGGCAGATAGTGGAGGTATTCCAGAATTAAGAAGAGTAATCCTCTCTTACAAAAATAAAATAATAATGAGAGAAAACTTAGAAGAAGCTTTAAAAGCAATGTTTGAAGAAGGTGCAGGATTGGCAGTACCAGAAGAAGATGTAAAAGAACTGCAGGAAGAAACAGGTGTAGCAGTTGAAGATACCGGTCTGGATGCAGAAGGCCAAACTGATCAGCAGCGTCAAGATCAGCAAGTTGACGATGAGTCCGATTTAGACTTAATGTCTGCTAGCAGCCAGGAACTCATCAATGAAGCAACAAGCTTATATAAGCAAGCTGAAGAGGCTTTGCAAAATGGCGATTTTGCTACCTACGGTGAAACTATAAATCAATTAGGAGAAGTCTTAAATCAATTATCCGGAACAGGAGAGTAA
- a CDS encoding amidohydrolase, producing MKILIKNIDEIYSSKSRVKKDQFILIEDNIIKEIETMDKIDEINEYDYLINADGKIALPGFINTHTHAAMTLMRAYADDMPLDKWLQNKIWPFESKIKADDIYWGTALAGIEMIRTGTTTFSDMYFAMNQVADVVKKSGLRAVLAEGLIEANDGQQGLNKALEYALNYNHTADGRITTMMAPHAPYTCGRDYLKQVKNVAQKNNLGLHIHLSESKKEVKDFLDDYQKSPVKYLADLGFFDSHVIAAHCVHLEPGDLEILKEKKVHIAHNPMSNAKLANGIAPVRDYLTNNINVSLGTDGVSSNNSLDMLKEAKMASYLQKIKYEDPTAINTDEILELLTTNGAKALSLDRVGSLEKNYKADLLLIDIQKDSFYYPHHNNLSNLFYAADSRSIDTVIVDGKVVMENSELKTLDQEKIYYEAEKRSLKIADDLN from the coding sequence TTGAAAATTTTAATTAAAAATATTGATGAAATATATAGTTCTAAGTCTAGAGTAAAAAAAGATCAATTTATTTTAATAGAAGATAATATAATTAAAGAAATTGAGACTATGGACAAGATTGATGAAATAAATGAATATGATTATTTAATTAATGCAGATGGAAAAATTGCATTACCTGGATTTATAAATACACATACGCATGCTGCAATGACATTAATGAGAGCATATGCAGATGACATGCCGCTTGATAAGTGGCTGCAAAATAAGATCTGGCCTTTTGAAAGTAAAATAAAAGCAGATGATATTTATTGGGGCACAGCTTTAGCAGGTATAGAAATGATTAGAACAGGGACCACGACTTTTTCTGATATGTACTTTGCAATGAATCAAGTGGCAGATGTCGTAAAAAAAAGTGGGCTAAGAGCTGTTTTAGCTGAAGGCTTAATAGAAGCAAATGATGGTCAGCAGGGTTTAAATAAAGCTTTAGAATATGCTTTAAATTACAACCATACAGCTGATGGTCGCATTACAACCATGATGGCACCACATGCACCCTACACCTGTGGCAGAGATTATTTAAAGCAAGTAAAAAATGTAGCTCAAAAAAATAATTTAGGACTGCATATTCACCTTTCTGAAAGCAAAAAAGAAGTTAAAGACTTTCTTGATGATTATCAAAAATCTCCAGTTAAATATTTAGCTGATCTTGGTTTTTTTGACAGTCATGTAATAGCAGCTCATTGTGTTCATTTAGAGCCTGGTGATCTCGAAATACTTAAAGAAAAAAAGGTGCATATTGCTCATAACCCAATGAGTAATGCCAAGTTGGCAAATGGGATAGCACCTGTTCGTGATTATTTAACAAATAATATAAATGTTAGCTTAGGAACTGATGGTGTTTCAAGTAATAATTCTTTAGATATGCTTAAGGAAGCTAAGATGGCATCTTATTTACAAAAAATCAAATATGAGGACCCAACAGCAATTAACACAGATGAAATTTTAGAACTTTTAACTACAAATGGTGCAAAAGCACTTTCATTAGATAGGGTTGGAAGCTTAGAAAAAAATTATAAAGCCGATTTATTGTTAATTGATATTCAAAAAGATAGTTTTTATTATCCCCATCATAATAATTTATCCAATCTTTTTTATGCTGCTGACAGCCGCAGTATTGACACAGTTATTGTAGATGGTAAGGTTGTAATGGAAAATAGTGAATTAAAAACACTAGACCAGGAAAAAATTTATTATGAGGCAGAAAAAAGATCACTTAAGATTGCTGATGATTTAAATTAA
- a CDS encoding CDP-alcohol phosphatidyltransferase family protein codes for MILHNIPNYITCIRILLIPVYLYFFIQGNIAAAALFFAISAFTDFFDGYIARKFNLKSKLGKLLDPLADKLTIISILLVLIYLNIIPRLLSFIILAREIFIFLSGIITYFFGLNFINPSFIGKFSIALLYLAIALKLLNIDYFGNILFYIVIPINIVSAVDYSVKAYKKIYK; via the coding sequence ATGATTTTGCATAATATCCCTAATTATATCACCTGCATCAGAATATTATTAATTCCAGTATATTTATATTTTTTTATCCAGGGAAATATTGCAGCAGCAGCGTTGTTTTTTGCAATTTCAGCATTTACTGATTTTTTTGATGGTTATATAGCTAGAAAATTTAATTTAAAATCTAAATTAGGCAAACTTTTAGATCCCTTAGCAGATAAATTAACAATTATTAGTATTTTATTAGTTTTGATTTATTTAAATATTATACCCCGCTTACTTTCTTTTATAATTTTAGCAAGAGAAATATTTATATTTTTATCCGGTATTATAACTTATTTTTTTGGTCTTAATTTTATTAATCCAAGTTTTATTGGTAAATTTTCTATTGCTCTATTATATTTAGCTATAGCTTTAAAATTATTAAATATAGATTATTTTGGTAATATTCTATTCTACATTGTAATTCCAATTAATATTGTTTCTGCAGTTGATTATTCAGTTAAAGCTTATAAAAAAATTTATAAGTAA
- a CDS encoding ferritin — protein MIKEKVEKALNEQVNAELYSAYLYQSMAAYFEDKSLSGFARWMDLQAKEEMAHARKIYDYVNERGGRIILAGIDKPKSEWESNLDVFEDSLAHEEKITAMINDLVSLAAEEKDYATHSFLQWFVDEQVEEEDTVGEIVDKLKLVGDSAQGLFMMDDKLAARQEAAAAAESGE, from the coding sequence ATGATAAAAGAAAAAGTAGAAAAAGCATTAAATGAACAGGTAAATGCTGAATTATATTCAGCCTATTTATATCAGTCTATGGCAGCTTATTTTGAAGATAAAAGCTTGTCCGGTTTTGCTCGTTGGATGGATTTACAGGCTAAAGAAGAAATGGCTCATGCCCGTAAAATTTATGATTATGTAAATGAAAGAGGCGGCAGAATTATTCTAGCTGGTATCGATAAACCCAAAAGTGAGTGGGAATCTAATTTAGACGTATTTGAAGATTCTTTAGCTCATGAGGAAAAAATAACTGCTATGATCAATGACTTAGTTTCACTAGCAGCTGAAGAAAAAGATTATGCAACTCATTCATTTTTACAGTGGTTTGTAGATGAACAGGTTGAAGAAGAAGATACTGTAGGGGAAATTGTAGATAAATTAAAATTAGTTGGAGATTCTGCTCAAGGACTATTTATGATGGATGATAAACTTGCTGCAAGACAAGAAGCAGCAGCTGCAGCTGAAAGCGGAGAATAG
- a CDS encoding deoxyribodipyrimidine photo-lyase gives MLVEKKRIERINEAELKEGKFVAYWMQSSQRLEYNQALGYAVEKANQLNQPLLIFFLINPNYPEAEYGHFKFMLQGLKEIKAKAAAEKINFYILKYDGIEDLKKITEDASLIISEKVYLNHLQKWKLEAAELLSIPFYLVESNLICPIEEVSQKEEYAAYTIRKKINKIRAKYLKKYEREKLENKEEIKLKKSEFKIINELDKFLQQFKTEKEISYEKYFVGGYQQAKEKLDNFINNKLQNYDEKRNIPHLNFQSDLSPYLHFGQISAQEIALTALNSDYDAEDFLEELIVRRELAFNFVYYNQNYDRSLKDILYDWAYESLMEHKEDEREYLYDYQEFENAETHDKYWNAAQKEMLITGKMHNYMRMYWGKKILEWTSDPEDAFQWALKLNNKYSLDGRDANSYAGVGWIFSKHDRAWTERKIFGKVRYMNAAGLERKFDMKKYLQKIDELE, from the coding sequence TTGTTAGTCGAAAAAAAGAGAATAGAAAGAATCAATGAGGCTGAGTTAAAAGAAGGTAAATTTGTAGCGTATTGGATGCAGTCATCTCAACGCCTGGAATATAATCAGGCTTTAGGATATGCTGTTGAAAAAGCAAACCAATTAAATCAGCCTCTTCTGATTTTTTTCTTAATAAATCCGAATTATCCAGAGGCAGAATATGGGCATTTTAAATTTATGCTGCAGGGATTAAAAGAAATAAAAGCCAAAGCTGCAGCAGAAAAAATTAATTTCTATATATTAAAATATGATGGCATTGAAGATCTAAAAAAAATAACAGAGGATGCATCATTAATTATTAGTGAAAAAGTGTATTTAAATCATCTTCAAAAATGGAAGCTAGAAGCAGCTGAATTGCTTTCAATTCCATTTTATTTAGTTGAAAGCAATTTGATTTGTCCAATTGAAGAAGTTAGCCAAAAAGAAGAATATGCAGCTTATACAATTCGAAAAAAAATAAATAAGATAAGAGCTAAATATTTAAAAAAATATGAAAGAGAAAAACTTGAAAATAAAGAAGAAATTAAACTAAAAAAGTCAGAATTTAAAATCATTAATGAACTTGATAAATTTCTTCAACAATTTAAAACTGAAAAAGAAATTAGTTATGAAAAATATTTTGTGGGTGGTTATCAACAGGCCAAAGAAAAACTAGATAACTTTATTAATAACAAACTGCAGAATTATGATGAAAAAAGGAATATACCCCATCTTAATTTTCAGTCAGATTTAAGTCCTTACTTACATTTTGGCCAAATCTCTGCCCAAGAAATTGCTCTTACAGCTTTGAACTCTGATTATGATGCAGAAGATTTTTTAGAAGAACTTATTGTTAGGAGAGAACTTGCTTTTAACTTTGTTTATTACAATCAAAATTATGACCGTAGTTTAAAAGATATTTTATATGACTGGGCCTATGAGTCTTTGATGGAACATAAAGAAGATGAGCGAGAATATCTCTATGATTATCAGGAATTTGAAAATGCAGAAACTCATGATAAGTATTGGAATGCTGCTCAAAAAGAAATGCTAATTACTGGTAAAATGCACAACTATATGCGGATGTACTGGGGAAAGAAGATTTTAGAGTGGACTTCTGATCCTGAAGATGCTTTTCAGTGGGCCTTGAAACTGAATAATAAATATTCACTTGATGGTAGAGATGCAAATAGTTATGCAGGTGTTGGTTGGATATTCAGCAAACATGATCGAGCCTGGACTGAAAGAAAGATATTCGGTAAAGTAAGATATATGAATGCTGCTGGTTTGGAAAGAAAATTTGATATGAAAAAATATCTACAAAAAATTGATGAACTTGAATGA
- a CDS encoding mechanosensitive ion channel family protein: protein MDQISSSLQSIIANYGMKLLLALVLLLVGLWVIKFVVKLIEKNVKGKYDRTLTSFLVSVSRAVLLILLFISIASTIGIEVASFVAVLGAASFAVGFALQGSLSNFAGGVMLLIFRPFSAGDTIEVSGYKGKVQEIQILYTIMTTFDNKKIYIPNGNVATDSITNYSAMDKRRVDLTFGIGYDDDFHEAIALLKDLASKHDLILDDPEPLVRVTEHAGSSVNIACKVWVKGPDYWDVYFDMHEDVKDAFDEAGIGIPYPQLDIHFDEGTKIC from the coding sequence ATGGATCAAATTTCAAGTAGTTTACAGTCAATTATTGCTAATTATGGAATGAAACTGCTCTTAGCGCTTGTATTATTATTAGTAGGTTTATGGGTTATTAAGTTTGTGGTAAAGCTTATAGAAAAAAATGTAAAAGGAAAATACGATAGGACACTCACCAGTTTCTTAGTCTCAGTCAGCAGAGCAGTACTATTAATTTTATTATTTATTTCTATTGCTTCAACGATTGGAATTGAAGTTGCTTCTTTTGTAGCAGTATTAGGTGCGGCTTCATTTGCCGTTGGTTTTGCTTTGCAGGGGAGTTTATCTAACTTTGCTGGTGGAGTTATGCTTTTAATCTTTAGACCCTTTTCTGCTGGAGATACTATAGAAGTATCTGGATATAAAGGTAAAGTGCAAGAAATTCAAATACTTTATACCATCATGACTACTTTTGATAATAAGAAAATATATATTCCAAATGGTAATGTAGCAACAGATAGTATTACAAATTATTCTGCAATGGACAAACGTAGAGTTGATCTTACATTCGGTATTGGCTATGATGATGACTTTCATGAAGCAATTGCTTTATTAAAAGACCTTGCTTCAAAACATGATTTGATTTTAGATGATCCTGAGCCTCTTGTTAGAGTTACAGAACATGCAGGTAGTTCAGTAAATATTGCCTGTAAAGTCTGGGTCAAAGGACCTGACTATTGGGATGTTTACTTTGATATGCACGAAGATGTTAAAGATGCTTTTGATGAAGCTGGTATTGGTATCCCTTATCCTCAACTCGATATTCACTTTGATGAAGGTACAAAAATTTGTTAG
- a CDS encoding HU family DNA-binding protein: MTKNELIDAVAEKTGITKKDTGEIVNETIDTIMNHLKSEAKKAEDERDNVQLIGFGTFEVKDRSARKGRNPQTGEEIQIPARKVPVFRSGKSFKETVDV, from the coding sequence ATGACTAAAAATGAACTTATTGATGCCGTTGCAGAAAAAACTGGTATCACTAAAAAAGATACAGGGGAAATTGTTAATGAAACTATTGATACAATCATGAATCACTTGAAATCTGAGGCGAAGAAAGCTGAAGATGAGCGTGATAATGTTCAATTAATCGGTTTTGGTACTTTTGAAGTTAAAGATAGAAGTGCTAGAAAAGGCCGCAATCCTCAAACAGGGGAAGAGATTCAGATTCCAGCACGCAAAGTACCTGTATTTAGAAGTGGTAAATCTTTTAAAGAAACAGTTGATGTTTAA